In Pseudoalteromonas nigrifaciens, the sequence TACACTCGTGGTGATAGGTGATTCTGATACCCGTATTGTAAAGGGCTTACTTGCCTTAATATTAGCGCTATACAATGGCCTTACTCCAGAGCAAGTACTTGAAATAAACGCCTATCAAGAGTTTGAAAAACTAGGGTTAATTAGCCACTTAAGTCCATCTAGAGGGAATGGTATTAAAGCCATGGTAGAGACTATTCAAACCATGGCTAAGCAAAAAATAAGTTAAATTAACCCAAGATCAGGTTAAGTTATAAGCAGCGTTATGCTTGGGAACTAAGTAAACGCTGTTTTTTATCTAAATACTTACGAACGGCCTTTGCTGCTACAAAAAAGCCAAAGCTGCCAGTGATCATAGTCACTGAGCCAAAGCCATTATTACAATCCATATTCATACTACCATCGGCATTTTGCTTAGCATGGCAAACACTGCCATCACTACCTGGGTATACCAGCTGCTCTGTTGAATATACGCAATCAATATTAAACTTACGCTTAGGGTTATTACTAAAATTATATTGCTTGCGTAAAATATAACGCACTTTAGCTAAGAGTGGATCTTGGGTAGTTTTAGCCACATCGCCAAACGTAATTTGCCCCGGATCAGTTTGCCCACCTGCGCCGCCGGTAGTAATTACAGCTAGTTTATTGCGTTTACAATGCGCAATTAATGCCGCTTTTTCTTTCACTGCGTCAATACAATCAATAACATAATCAAAGCCCTGAATATGCTCATGAATGTTATCTAAAGTAATAAAGTCATCAATCACCTGCACTTCACATTGTGGGTTAATTAACTCACAACGCGCTTTCATCGCCTCCACTTTAGCTTGGCCAATGGTGCCGGTAAGTGCGTGTATTTGTCTATTTACATTAGTGGCACAAATATCATCTAAATCTATTAGGGTTAATTTGCCAACCCCAGTGCGCGCCAATGCTTCTGCGGCCCAACTACCAACACCACCAATGCCAACAACACAAAAATGTGCCTGCTGTAACCAGTCAAACTGTTGTTGTCCGTATAAACGTTTGATCCCGCCAAAACGTATGTCTGTTACTTTTTCAGTCATTTACCAATCCAGTTGCCATGGTGTTTTCCATGCTTGAAAATCTTGATGTTTAATTAATTGTGTAAACTCATCCCCATTATCGGGTAAAAGAGTAAATTGTATTTGCTGCTCATTCCATAAGAAATCAAGCGCAAATGCATGCAAGTAAGTACGTGCGCTATGCGCACCTGCATAAGAGGTATCACCTAATATAGGTGCGCCTATACTTTTTAGCGCTACTCTTAATTGGTGCGTTTTACCTGAGTAAGGTTTTAAAATATACCCCCTAAAACCGGGTTTATAACTTACAGAATAAAAACGACTAATAGCAGGATTAGCTGTTGTTGTAAGTAACTTAAAAGTACCACGGCGTGATTTTGCCATATCGCCTTTTATCCAACCCTGCTTTTTTTTAGGCTTGGCGTCGCTAATAGCCAAGTAAAACTTATTAATTGTGTGCTCAGTAAACATTTGCGTAAATTTAGCGGCGGCGAGTTTATTGCGCGCTAAAATAAGCAAGCCTGAGGTCACTTTATCGAGACGGTGTACTGCAAAGAGTTTTTCATTTAATTGCTGCTCTGCTAATACCACAAAACCTGCGGCGTCTTCTGAATGAAAATTCAGCCCTGCAGGTTTTGCTAAAATATAAAAGTCGCTATGACTATGCACAACTTTTAAATAGGCTTTATTCGTAATGCTCACGCGTGTTTACTTTGCAAATAGCTAATTACTTTAGCTAAATCTTCTGGCGTATCGACACCCGCTTGTGGAGTAATATGCGCTTGCTCTATTTTAATATTGTAGCCATGGTAAAGCACACGTAATTGTTCTAGTGATTCTAGCTGCTCTAGCGGCGACACACTTAGCTCAATATATTGCTTAATAAAACCAGCTCGGTAGGCATAAATACCCACATGGCGTTGAAACGGCGTTAAATCCAGCGTGCTCTGCTCGCCCATCATGGCGCTACGATCAAACGGAATACTGGCACGCGAAAAATACAATGCATTTTTATTAATATCGCTAACGACTTTAACTGCATTAGGATTAAAAACGTCTTCTTGCTCTTCTATCGCTACACTTAAAGTGGCCATAGGTGCAGTTGATTCATTTAATAACGTGGCAACTTGAGATACATTTTCTGGTGCCAATAATGGCTCATCACCTTGCACATTAACTACAATAGTGTTGTTATCAAGCTTAAGTAAATCAACAACCTCTGCTAAACGTTCCGTGCCTGACTGATGATCTTCACGCGTCATTAATACATCACTTGTGAAGGTACTCACAGCATCAAATACTTTTTGATGATCGGTCGCAATAACAACTTTACTCGCACCCGATAAACAGGCTTTTTCGTAAACATGCTGGATCATTGGCTTACCACAAATATCGGCTAGTGGTTTGCCTGGTAAACGGCTAGAAGCGTAACGCGCAGGAATAACAACTACGAATTCCACTTTTGTACCTCATCAAGTGACAATTCACGCGCTTCATTTTCAAGCAATACTGGAATGTCATCGATAACCGGATACGCCAACTTAGCGGCTGTACTTATTAGTTCGCTGTTTTCTTTATCAAAACGTAATTTACCCTTACATACTGGGCAGGCGATAATTTCGAGTAATTTTGTATCAAAGGCCATTGAGGATCCCTTTATCTTTTAATAATGAATTTAATTTGTTTATAACGCTATCGGTAGGTTGAGCATCCACTGGTAAGTAATACCAATTTTGTTTTGCAAAAGCACTACACTTTACAGCATCTTTTTCGGTCATTAACACATTTTCATCACCAAACTGAGTAAAATCATCAGCAGTGTATGCATAATGGTCTCGATAATGATGGGTTGATACTAAGGTAATGCCTTGTGCTTGTAATGACTGCTCAAAACGCAGCGGATTACCAATAGCACTCACAGCGTGGGCTGTTAATATAGGCTCTGTTAGCATACTATTATTGAGCACAGATTTTAAAGCTGCAGGCTGCAAATTATAACGTTGTGGGTTGTTGCCGCCATTTTCTATCACTAAATCAACGCTCTTTAAACGCTTTTTAGTTTCGCGAAGCGGGCCTGCTGGCATTAACAAACCGTTGCCAAATTGACGTGCACTATCAACAATACAGCATTCAATACTACGTGCCATTTTATAATGTTGCATGCCATCGTCAGATATAATTACATCAATAGCAGAGGTTTGTTCAAGTAATTCTATATTTTGTTGTCTGTTTGGGCCAACCGCTATGGGGCACTGCAAACGATGATATAAAAGTATCGGTTCATCGCCCGCCTCAAGCGTAGTACTGTTATGATCAACAAGCAATGGATATTGCTTAGCATGCCCGCCGTAGCCTCGGCTAATAATACCTACAGATAAACCTTGCTGAGTTAAATGAGCGTGTAGCCACAGTACAAATGGCGTTTTACCATTGCCGCCAACACTAATATTACCCACTACAATTACAGGTGTTTTGCTACTAAATTGCGTTAATATACCGCATGTATAAAGCCATTTACGTAATGTTGATATTAGCCAAAACAGTGCAGCTAAAGGCAGTAATAATATAGTAATTAAACTGACAGGCTGATACCAGCTTTGTTCAATTTTGCTCACCCTTGCTCACCAAATTGCATTTTGCATAATGCTGAATAAGTGCCATTATTTGCCAGTAAACTTAAATGATCGCCACTTTCAATAACACTGCCATTATCTATAACATAAATTCGGTCGCTATTTTCAATCGTTGATAAGCGATGCGCAATTACAATCGAGGTTTTGTCTTTCATTAATGCCTCGAGTGCTTGCTGAATTAGTTTTTCTGATTCGGTATCGAGCGCAGATGTTGCTTCATCAAGGATTAAAATAGGCGCATCTTTTAATATTGCACGAGCAATAGCAATACGTTGGCGTTGACCACCAGAGAGCATTACCCCATTTTCGCCAACCATAGTATTTAGCTGCTCTGGTAAGTCTTTTACAAACTCCCATACATGCGCTTGCTTGGCTACTTTTTCCAGTTCTTGCTGCGATATTTCACGCTGTAAACCGTAACAAATATTATTGGCAATGGAGTCGTTAAATAACACCACTTGTTGCGACACTAGCGCAAACTGACGACGTAAATCGGTTAACTTATAATCATGCAGTGCAATGCCATCGAGTAAAACTTCACTAGGCGCTTCTAAATCATAATAACGTGGCAATAGGTTAGAAATAGTAGATTTACCTGAGCCCGAACGCCCAACTAAAGCAATGCTTTCACCCGCTTTAATCGTTAACGATAAATTGTTTAATACCGGCTCATCTTTAGTTGGGTATTTAAAGGTGACATTTTTAACTTCAATCAAGCCTTTTACTTTATCTACGCTTACAGTACCTGTGTCTTTTTCTACTTCCTCGTCGAGTATTAAAAACACACTTTGCGCGGCTGAAACTCCTCGCTGCATATCACTGTTTACATTAGCTAGCTGTTTAAGCGGGCGAAGTAACATCATCATTGATGAAATTAATACTACAAAGTCGCCTGAGCTTATGGTGTCAATCATCGAAGGCATTGACACAACCCATAAAATAACCGCCATAGCGCTGGCAGCCAATACTTGAATGATTGATACACTCAAGGCTTTAGTTGCGTCCATTTTAATTCGTTGCTGACGATTATGATTATTTACTTTTGAAAACTGATCTATTTCTTGATTTTGGCCACCAAAACCATGGATCACTTTATGACCGCTTAGCATTTGCTCTGAGCTACGAGTAACTTGCCCCATAGCTGATTGAATACTTTTAGAAATGTGTCTAAAGCGCTTTGACACCACAGTGACTATGACAGCAACTAAAGGAATAATAACTAAAAATATCAGCGATAATTGCCAACTGGTATAAAACATAACTGCGAGTAAAAACACCACAAAAGCGCCTTCACGCACTACAATTAATAATGCCTTGGTAATAGCTTGTTGTACTTGTTCGGTATCAAAGGTTATTTTGGAAATAAGATCGCCGGTGGAGTTTTCATCATGAAACGATACCGGTAAATGTAGAATATGTTCAAACAACTCTTGGCGCAGCGAGCGGACAACTTGTGAGCCTACATAACTCAAACAATAAGACGACATAAAGTTAAATACACCACGCCCTATTACCAAAGCAATAACTACAAATGGTGCATATTTTAGTACATCAGCATTGCGCTCATTAAGACCTTCGTCAATAAACGGCTTCATAAGCTGAATAAATAAAGCATCCATACCTGAATACCCTATCATGCCAATAATAGCGACGATGGCGACTGTTCTGTACGCACCAACGTAAGAAATAAGACGTTTATAAATTTGTGTAGTACTTTGATCCATAACACTCTCTTTATACAGTTACAGCCCCTATTGTATCCTCAGGGAGGCTAAAACAAAACGTCAATCTTTAATAAACCAATAACTTTCACGCCCTCTGGCCGTTTCAACATGCAGATTAGTACTATAAAATTTAATTCTAATTTGTCCTTGCTGCCCAGTAATATATTGCGCAGCGCCAATTTTGTTAAACCGCGCAACCACTTCATCATTAGGAAAATGCCATTGCCCTTTGTAAGCACTCGAATGCACCACAACTTTAGGGTTAACAGCCGCGATAAACTCACTACTTGATGAAGTACCACTACCATGATGCGGGCTTATTAATACATTGCTTGCTAAATTATATCCTGCGGCAATTAGTGCGTGCTCTCGTTGCTTAGAAATATCACCAGTAAAAAGTACACTGTGTTGCGCGCTACTAATTTTAACTACGCAGGAGTCATCGTTGTTATTGTTAAAAGTAATTGAACTAAACGTTTGTATTTTAAGCCCATAAAAATCCATAGTCATGGTTTTACATAAACTCGGTATACCATTTGGATGAAAAGTACTGAGAGTCGATTCAAAGCCTGCCTCAATAAAATGTTTAACTCCTCCTGCATGGTCGTTATCTTGATGGCTTAAAATAGCGGTCGCAACATTCAGGTTATTAGCTTTTATATACGGCAGTAAAATACTACGTGTACGGCTAAAGCGGTTAAAATAACTAGGGCCAAAATCATAAATTAATGCATTGTTATCTTTTTCTAACAACACCATCAAACCATGGCCAACATCAAATATGTTTACTTGCCAATCACTTTTGGAAGTAAAGTAACTATCAACCAGCAATACACTTAACGGGATACAAGCAAGCCATTTAAATTTCACTAAATACAGTAGTAGCATGATTACATAACTAAACATTACTATATCTAAAGTAATTGTTCCTACATTAAACCAACGCCAGCCTGGCGGTATTGCCATTAATTGTTGATACAAAAAATACAATACGGGGTCAAATAACGACACTATCAGGCTCATATCAATAACACTGCTCAATATCGCAACCACTAATAATAATGGCATAATGATAAAGGCGAGCAACGGAATAGCGATTAAGTTCAAGACTAACCCTGCCAAACTCACACCATTAAAAAAGTATAAAGACAAAGGCAATAAGCCTATAAATAGTGCCCCTTGTATAGCACATAACATGCCTACTTTAGCGATAACAGAGGCCCCCTTAAAGGGTACTTTTGTAATAACAATAAAGATGATAACCACAGCTAAAAATGAAAAATACAAACCAGGATTTAATACATTAAAAGGGTTAATCATTAAAACTAAAACCAAGGCGTATAAAATACTGCGCCAACGTAGCGATTGTTTAGCTAGGTAATACAATAATAAGTAGCACCCTAACATTATTAAAGCCCGGGTCGCAGAAACAATAAAATCGCTTAAATATACATAAACAAATGCCGCTATAAAGCCCATTAAGCTATAACAAGTTGCAAGGTTAATTGTTTGTTTTATTCTAATTCTGGCGTGGCTTACAAGTGAGCGTGTTACAAAAAAAGCAAAGCCAAATACTAACGAAATATGCAACCCAGAAATTGCCAGTAAATGGCTTAACCCCAGCGTTTGCATGGTCAGCTTTTGTTCAAAGTTCATTAAAGACTTGTCGCCCGTCAGCAGCGTATAATAAAGCCAGTTAAGCTTAGACTCTTTAAATATGTGTTTAATATAGTGGCGATAAGCTATAACGTGTTGGTTTCTTTTTGTATCAGTAATAATTAAATTTTTATTGAGTACTTTGCCTTTAAAAAATATTTTTTGTGTAAATGCATAAAGTTGATTGTCAAAAACAGTAAAATTTTTTGTGCTTCTAAAGTTTTTTAAATGTGCGTGAGCACTGAAGGTTGCGCCTACTTCTAATATTTGCGCTGAATCAACACTTAACATAGCACTGGGGGCAGTAAAATAAGCGTAATCTTGCTCATCAAGCTTAATAATTTTTGCTTTTATATATTGCGGAGCATTAGCTGATACAACGTCTTCAACAACTAACTTTACTGAGTATGCATACTTTTCACCCTGCGCTGGTAGCTCAAACGAGTAAAAAAGTGTGAAATGCACTAAGATAGCAAAAATAGCGCAAATAAAGCCTAACAAAACATTTGAAAACGGCTTAAAATAAGCGCTCGCAATTAGGATTGAAATTGTGATGAGTATAAATTCGAGGGTTTGAAAATAAAATACGGTTGCAATACTTCCGCACACAAATCCAAGACTAATCCACATTGATGTAAATGGTTGCTTTAAATGGCTAAAAAAACGATCCAACGATTTTTACCCGATCCAAATAAAATTAGGCATCACAAATCACTTAAAATATTTGGCCGTTTGTTACAAGACGCAAACCTTTGGCATTTAAATAGACGCTCTGCGCGTGGTGCATTTGCTGTCGGGTTATTTTTTGCGTTCATCCCTGTTCCTTTTCAAATGGTCCTAGCTGCAGCAACCGCTATAGTGTTTAGGGTAAACCTGCCCATTTCAGTGGCCTTAGTGTGGATAACTAACCCCGTTACCATGCCACCTATTTTTTACTGCTCTTATCTTATTGGCACCCTAGTACTAAACCAGCCAGAACAACATTTTTCCTTTGAAGCAAGCTGGCCTTGGTTTATCGAAAGCTTAACGACTATTGGTCCAGCATTTTTAGTTGGCTCCTTGGTGTCGGCATCAGTTGCCGCGATGATCGGCTATTTTGGAATAGATATTGTTTGGCGGCGTTCAGTTAGAAAAGCATGGTTAATACGTAACAAGTAGCCAATAGTTATAATGACTATAGACAAAAAAAGCCCAACTTAACAAGTTTGGGCTTTTTTTAGTTTTTCGGCTTAAATTTTCGATTTAAATTCTATTAAAATCTAAATACTCGTCTAAACGCAATCAGTGGTAATAATAATAATCCATACCAAGAGAAGCTTGCAGAGCGACGCTCATACACTTCGGCATCAGGTGGTGCGCAATCCTCTATCGTGCCATTAGGTATTGGCGAAAGCTTTACTGCTACAGCAACACTTTCATATTCAGTTTTACCGTTAACATCGGTTACAACTTCACCTAATGAGTTACGCTTTTCAACAGTTTTAGTGGCCACACCAAATATTTCATTGTTTTCGTTAATCACTTTAGCTTCACTCATGCTATAGCCATAACTACTTGTACCGTCCATGTCGTAACACGGCAATAAGTCATTTAAATTAGTGATTTTATCATCACCTATTTTATAAATGAACGCAGCTGATCTACGTGAACTATCAGAAACACCAACCTCACCTTCGCCAACAATATAACCTTGATTGTTTATACTGTTACCGTATGAGCTTGAGCTCGTAAAATAGCTATCTGGATAAACGGTAGTACCTGTTGCTATATCATGATAGAAAAACTTATTACGTAAGGTACCCTCAAGACGTTTTGTTGCATAACCAGTAATAATATTATTATCGTTGATCGCTAAAGACATTCCACCTTGCCAGTCATCCCGCTGTTCAATAAAATCAATTACTTCGCCATCTTTAAAATAAGCTGGCATGGTTAAAATAGTACTTTCACGGTCAAAATAACGCGTGTTTGATACACCAACAGCAACCCCTTTGCTGTTAACTGCTAATGCATTACTGATCAACGTGGTATTTTCAGTTTCATCATCATCAGGCGCTAAAGCTAAACCTAGTACCTCAGTAAAGGTGATATTAAATGCGTTATCGAGCGTCCATTTAGTTGCTTGCTTATTAAATAGTCCGCGGGTTGTTTGGTTGTTAATAACTTCAATACAGGCTAAAAATGGCTCATCTTTTTCATCGCAGTTATCTGTAATATTAGTTTGACGCGATTGCGGTATACCAAGTGACATATTGCCAACAACAATATAACCATCTGCGGTTTTTACAATATCAGAGGCTTGGCTAGTGCCACCATATTCACTAAATTGGGGCTCCAGAGGAACTTCCACACCGCTTTCAGATATAATAATACCGCGCTCTATAAAGTCGCGGGTAAACCAAGACTCAGCCTCATTTTCATTTTCTGGTGTGAAATCCTTTTTATTGTAAGGAGCACTGCCCCAGCCAACTGTAGTGCCATCTTCTGCAACAGCATTATAAAAGTTAGTTACAGAGCGGGTAACACCAGGGTAATCTGGTGAGCTTATATCAAACAAAGTTTGCTCAACAGCAGCGCCGCTATCATATTTTATTGCTGTTAGTGAGCTTAACTTTTGAAACTGATAACTAGACGACATATTTGCTAAAAAACGAACCATGAAACTATGCGCATCTGCATTAGTTGCTACAGCATTGTTTTTTTCTATGTCCTCTAACGTAAAAGTAATCTCTTTATTACTACGCTCAAATATATTAACTTCACTAGTGTAAGCGCTTTTTATTGAGCTCTCTGTAAAATCAATATGCTCAATATCTACAGGTAAATTATATAAGCCATTAGCTATGCCTATAACATGACCACTTTCACTTACATCGGTAACGTAGCTGAGTTTTGCGCCTTCAAGTGCACCTAATTCCGTTAATTGATAAGTCGCACTTAATGCTGAAGTACTCATTGTTGCTAAAATACTGGCAGCGAGTAATTTATATTTCATTTTAGTCCTTACTACTGATTTTTTAATTCTTCAAGTTCTTCCCAGCGCGAAAACGCGGCCTCAAGGTCTGACTCAAGTTTTGCCAAATAGTTCAATGCCTTAGCCGTTATATCACTGTCTTGCTTAAAAAAATCAACATCACTAACTATGGCTTGTTGAATTTCAACATCGGCTTCGAGTTGTTCCATTTTATTAGGCAGTTGCTCTAATTCAAGTTTTAATTTGTAAGAGAGTTTATTACCTTTAGCCTCTGCTTTAACTACTGGCGCAGCAGGTGCTTTTTCAACTTTTTTAGTTGCTTGCTGTGGTTGATTTTTTTGTTGCTCTGCTAAGTAATTAACATAGGCTTCGTAATCACTGTAGCCGCCAACAATATCAGTAATCTTGCCATTACCTTCAAATGCCCAAACACTAGAGCAGGTATTATCAATAAACTCACGGTCATGGCTTACTATTAATACTGTGCCTTGATACTGGTTAATAATATCTTCCAAAAGCTCTAATGTTTCTATATCCAAATCAT encodes:
- a CDS encoding SufE family protein, translated to MTNTFNKAAQGIKNAPAWQQKYREIMLLGKTLPVLADVLKIDSALVPGCESKVWLFVEFDLTENTLVVIGDSDTRIVKGLLALILALYNGLTPEQVLEINAYQEFEKLGLISHLSPSRGNGIKAMVETIQTMAKQKIS
- the lpxK gene encoding tetraacyldisaccharide 4'-kinase translates to MSKIEQSWYQPVSLITILLLPLAALFWLISTLRKWLYTCGILTQFSSKTPVIVVGNISVGGNGKTPFVLWLHAHLTQQGLSVGIISRGYGGHAKQYPLLVDHNSTTLEAGDEPILLYHRLQCPIAVGPNRQQNIELLEQTSAIDVIISDDGMQHYKMARSIECCIVDSARQFGNGLLMPAGPLRETKKRLKSVDLVIENGGNNPQRYNLQPAALKSVLNNSMLTEPILTAHAVSAIGNPLRFEQSLQAQGITLVSTHHYRDHYAYTADDFTQFGDENVLMTEKDAVKCSAFAKQNWYYLPVDAQPTDSVINKLNSLLKDKGILNGL
- a CDS encoding Trm112 family protein, which codes for MAFDTKLLEIIACPVCKGKLRFDKENSELISTAAKLAYPVIDDIPVLLENEARELSLDEVQKWNS
- the kdsB gene encoding 3-deoxy-manno-octulosonate cytidylyltransferase; the protein is MEFVVVIPARYASSRLPGKPLADICGKPMIQHVYEKACLSGASKVVIATDHQKVFDAVSTFTSDVLMTREDHQSGTERLAEVVDLLKLDNNTIVVNVQGDEPLLAPENVSQVATLLNESTAPMATLSVAIEEQEDVFNPNAVKVVSDINKNALYFSRASIPFDRSAMMGEQSTLDLTPFQRHVGIYAYRAGFIKQYIELSVSPLEQLESLEQLRVLYHGYNIKIEQAHITPQAGVDTPEDLAKVISYLQSKHA
- a CDS encoding TIGR01621 family pseudouridine synthase, translating into MSITNKAYLKVVHSHSDFYILAKPAGLNFHSEDAAGFVVLAEQQLNEKLFAVHRLDKVTSGLLILARNKLAAAKFTQMFTEHTINKFYLAISDAKPKKKQGWIKGDMAKSRRGTFKLLTTTANPAISRFYSVSYKPGFRGYILKPYSGKTHQLRVALKSIGAPILGDTSYAGAHSARTYLHAFALDFLWNEQQIQFTLLPDNGDEFTQLIKHQDFQAWKTPWQLDW
- a CDS encoding DNA internalization-related competence protein ComEC/Rec2, whose protein sequence is MDRFFSHLKQPFTSMWISLGFVCGSIATVFYFQTLEFILITISILIASAYFKPFSNVLLGFICAIFAILVHFTLFYSFELPAQGEKYAYSVKLVVEDVVSANAPQYIKAKIIKLDEQDYAYFTAPSAMLSVDSAQILEVGATFSAHAHLKNFRSTKNFTVFDNQLYAFTQKIFFKGKVLNKNLIITDTKRNQHVIAYRHYIKHIFKESKLNWLYYTLLTGDKSLMNFEQKLTMQTLGLSHLLAISGLHISLVFGFAFFVTRSLVSHARIRIKQTINLATCYSLMGFIAAFVYVYLSDFIVSATRALIMLGCYLLLYYLAKQSLRWRSILYALVLVLMINPFNVLNPGLYFSFLAVVIIFIVITKVPFKGASVIAKVGMLCAIQGALFIGLLPLSLYFFNGVSLAGLVLNLIAIPLLAFIIMPLLLVVAILSSVIDMSLIVSLFDPVLYFLYQQLMAIPPGWRWFNVGTITLDIVMFSYVIMLLLYLVKFKWLACIPLSVLLVDSYFTSKSDWQVNIFDVGHGLMVLLEKDNNALIYDFGPSYFNRFSRTRSILLPYIKANNLNVATAILSHQDNDHAGGVKHFIEAGFESTLSTFHPNGIPSLCKTMTMDFYGLKIQTFSSITFNNNNDDSCVVKISSAQHSVLFTGDISKQREHALIAAGYNLASNVLISPHHGSGTSSSSEFIAAVNPKVVVHSSAYKGQWHFPNDEVVARFNKIGAAQYITGQQGQIRIKFYSTNLHVETARGRESYWFIKD
- a CDS encoding DUF3466 family protein; the encoded protein is MKYKLLAASILATMSTSALSATYQLTELGALEGAKLSYVTDVSESGHVIGIANGLYNLPVDIEHIDFTESSIKSAYTSEVNIFERSNKEITFTLEDIEKNNAVATNADAHSFMVRFLANMSSSYQFQKLSSLTAIKYDSGAAVEQTLFDISSPDYPGVTRSVTNFYNAVAEDGTTVGWGSAPYNKKDFTPENENEAESWFTRDFIERGIIISESGVEVPLEPQFSEYGGTSQASDIVKTADGYIVVGNMSLGIPQSRQTNITDNCDEKDEPFLACIEVINNQTTRGLFNKQATKWTLDNAFNITFTEVLGLALAPDDDETENTTLISNALAVNSKGVAVGVSNTRYFDRESTILTMPAYFKDGEVIDFIEQRDDWQGGMSLAINDNNIITGYATKRLEGTLRNKFFYHDIATGTTVYPDSYFTSSSSYGNSINNQGYIVGEGEVGVSDSSRRSAAFIYKIGDDKITNLNDLLPCYDMDGTSSYGYSMSEAKVINENNEIFGVATKTVEKRNSLGEVVTDVNGKTEYESVAVAVKLSPIPNGTIEDCAPPDAEVYERRSASFSWYGLLLLPLIAFRRVFRF
- the msbA gene encoding lipid A export permease/ATP-binding protein MsbA → MDQSTTQIYKRLISYVGAYRTVAIVAIIGMIGYSGMDALFIQLMKPFIDEGLNERNADVLKYAPFVVIALVIGRGVFNFMSSYCLSYVGSQVVRSLRQELFEHILHLPVSFHDENSTGDLISKITFDTEQVQQAITKALLIVVREGAFVVFLLAVMFYTSWQLSLIFLVIIPLVAVIVTVVSKRFRHISKSIQSAMGQVTRSSEQMLSGHKVIHGFGGQNQEIDQFSKVNNHNRQQRIKMDATKALSVSIIQVLAASAMAVILWVVSMPSMIDTISSGDFVVLISSMMMLLRPLKQLANVNSDMQRGVSAAQSVFLILDEEVEKDTGTVSVDKVKGLIEVKNVTFKYPTKDEPVLNNLSLTIKAGESIALVGRSGSGKSTISNLLPRYYDLEAPSEVLLDGIALHDYKLTDLRRQFALVSQQVVLFNDSIANNICYGLQREISQQELEKVAKQAHVWEFVKDLPEQLNTMVGENGVMLSGGQRQRIAIARAILKDAPILILDEATSALDTESEKLIQQALEALMKDKTSIVIAHRLSTIENSDRIYVIDNGSVIESGDHLSLLANNGTYSALCKMQFGEQG
- the tcdA gene encoding tRNA cyclic N6-threonylcarbamoyladenosine(37) synthase TcdA, with amino-acid sequence MTEKVTDIRFGGIKRLYGQQQFDWLQQAHFCVVGIGGVGSWAAEALARTGVGKLTLIDLDDICATNVNRQIHALTGTIGQAKVEAMKARCELINPQCEVQVIDDFITLDNIHEHIQGFDYVIDCIDAVKEKAALIAHCKRNKLAVITTGGAGGQTDPGQITFGDVAKTTQDPLLAKVRYILRKQYNFSNNPKRKFNIDCVYSTEQLVYPGSDGSVCHAKQNADGSMNMDCNNGFGSVTMITGSFGFFVAAKAVRKYLDKKQRLLSSQA
- a CDS encoding DUF2062 domain-containing protein, translating into MAKKTIQRFLPDPNKIRHHKSLKIFGRLLQDANLWHLNRRSARGAFAVGLFFAFIPVPFQMVLAAATAIVFRVNLPISVALVWITNPVTMPPIFYCSYLIGTLVLNQPEQHFSFEASWPWFIESLTTIGPAFLVGSLVSASVAAMIGYFGIDIVWRRSVRKAWLIRNK